Proteins encoded together in one Ptiloglossa arizonensis isolate GNS036 chromosome 9, iyPtiAriz1_principal, whole genome shotgun sequence window:
- the LOC143151185 gene encoding odorant receptor 4-like → MIVTVPVQNGNAAKPLNLNYEKDIVHVLKHSRWILNTLGIWPSLLKGARRFQSNIVFGICNSVLFFAIVPCLLYIAFEVKDKMLQLKLFGFQIFCLITVLKYWALTMRRPKIEDCIEQMQTDWKQVELFRDRELMLKYGNMSRNLTIICLVFVYTGGSIYHTVLPYAIGTYIDENNRTIRPLVYPTYSALIDVQKSPVYELVYVVHCMCGYVIYSVTISVCGLAALFATHICGQIEIALSRLDNLVDREQNSNPRGRLIEIIEHHLRTLRFSAKVEVILQEVCFLEFLSSTCVICMVEYYCIMDWEEGNTIGLTTYTLILISLTFNIFILCYIGELLMEKSSSIGISCFTIDWYNLPVETIRSLVLIIAISSSPAKISAGGVLDLNLDTFGKVLKTSLAYLSFLRTAIA, encoded by the exons ATGATCGTAACGGTCCCCGTGCAAAACGGGAACGCAGCGAAACCGTTAAATCTGAATTACGAGAAAGATATCGTTCACGTTTTAAAGCACAGCAGGTGGATTCTCAACACCCTTGGGATTTGGCCATCTCTGCTGAAAGGAGCTAGGCGCTTTCAATCGAATATCGTGTTTGGAATCTGTAACTCGGTACTGTTCTTCGCGATAGTACCGTGCCTCTTGTACATCGCGTTCGAGGTAAAGGATAAGATGTTACAATTGAAACTTTTTGGTTTCCAAATATTCTGCTTAATAACGGTGTTGAAATACTGGGCTCTCACGATGCGTAGACCGAAGATCGAGGACTGCATCGAACAGATGCAGACTGATTGGAAGCAG GTGGAGTTGTTCAGAGATCGCGAATTGATGCTAAAGTACGGGAATATGAGTCGAAATCTGACGATAATCTGCCTCGTGTTCGTGTATACCGGTGGCAGTATCTACCATACGGTTTTGCCATACGCGATCGGCACGTATATCGATGAAAACAATCGCACGATCAGACCGCTGGTCTATCCCACGTACAGCGCTCTGATCGATGTGCAAAAAAGTCCAGTTTACGAATTAGTGTACGTCGTGCATTGCATGTGCGGATACGTGATCTATTCCGTGACGATCAGTGTTTGCGGATTAGCCGCGTTGTTCGCGACGCACATTTGCGGACAGATCGAGATCGCTTTGTCCCGTTTGGATAATCTCGTTGATCGCGAGCAGAACTCCAATCCGAGAGGACGATTAATAGAAATCATCGAACACCACCTACGAACATTGAG ATTTTCGGCAAAGGTAGAAGTAATTCTTCAAGAAGTGTGCTTCTTGGAATTCCTTTCCTCTACTTGCGTGATATGTATGGTCGAGTATTATTGCATAATG GATTGGGAGGAGGGAAATACGATTGGCCTTACAACGTATACTCTTATACTGATATCTCTgacgtttaatatatttatactgtGCTACATTGGCGAACTCTTAATGGAAAAG AGCAGTAGTATCGGAATATCGTGTTTTACGATCGATTGGTACAATTTGCCCGTCGAAACGATACGTAGCCTCGTCCTGATCATCGCCATTTCGAGTTCTCCGGCAAAGATCAGTGCCGGCGGAGTACTCGATTTAAACTTGGATACTTTTGGAAAA GTCCTTAAAACTTCATTGGCTTACTTGAGTTTCCTACGAACAGCCATTGCATAA
- the LOC143151674 gene encoding odorant receptor 13a-like, translating to MHYRPRNIAADFLNNSNYENDINYVLQMCRWVLKFLGIWPLVYSRTSKVEKVISVALLITCFSDLLFSLIPPGCYIIFEENSMNTRVKLLGPVGFCLSSTLKYCYLVLKGKVFAQCIVHVERDWRIVDNTKHRNIMLKHASISRNLIALCATFLCTGGMSFQIMTQFFSKGKIKGNYTARPMMYPGYDTLFDTQSSPTYEIIFTIHCFSGFIKYGVTTAAFSLAVIFVTHICGQIRIQIARLEYLVKSKLTKGTHRDPLANIVRDHVEVLRFSRYIEEALREICLAEIVESTLIICLLEYYCLMEWENSDAIAIITYFILLTSFIFNILIFCYIGETLTEECSQIGPASYEVEWYKLAPKEACDLILLSTVSLYPPKLTAGKIFELSLCTFGSVLQTSVVYLNLLRTVSN from the exons ATGCACTACCGACCACGCAACATAGCTGCCGATTTCCTCAACAACTCTAACTACGAAAATGATATAAATTACGTTCTACAGATGTGTCGATGGGTTCTTAAATTTCTTGGCATCTGGCCCCTAGTTTATAGCCGTACCAGCAAAGTGGAAAAAGTTATTTCGGTCGCTTTACTGATAACGTGTTTCTCCGATTTGTTGTTCTCTCTCATACCTCCCGGTTGCTATATCATTTTTGAAGAAAACAGTATGAATACCCGAGTGAAGTTGCTTGGTCCAGTTGGCTTTTGCCTGTCGTCCACGCTTAAATACTGTTATCTCGTTCTGAAAGGAAAAGTTTTCGCACAATGTATCGTCCATGTAGAGAGAGACTGGAGAATTGTGGACAATACGAAACATCGTAACATCATGTTGAAGCATGCATCCATCAGCCGCAATCTCATCGCTTTGTGTGCCACTTTCCTTTGCACTGGTGGTATGTCGTTTCAGATAATGACGCAATTCTTTTCCAAAGGAAAGATTAAGGGGAACTACACTGCAAGGCCGATGATGTACCCTGGCTACGATACACTCTTCGATACTCAATCTAGTCCAACCTACGAAATCATATTTACCATTCACTGTTTTTCCGGCTTTATCAAGTATGGCGTTACAACGGCTGCGTTCAGTTTGGCTGTAATTTTTGTAACACACATCTGCGGTCAGATACGGATACAGATTGCACGATTGGAATACTTGGTCAAATCGAAGTTGACGAAAGGTACTCATCGAGATCCTTTGGCCAATATTGTTCGAGATCACGTTGAGGTGTTGAG GTTTTCCAGGTACATTGAAGAAGCTTTGCGCGAGATATGTTTGGCGGAAATCGTGGAATCTACGTTAATTATATGTCTGCTTGAGTACTATTGCTTGATG GAATGGGAAAATAGCGATGCGATCGCAATAATCACGTATTTCATTTTGCTGACCTCCTTCATTTTCAATATATTGATATTTTGTTACATAGGTGAAACTCTAACCGAAGAG TGTAGCCAAATTGGTCCGGCCTCGTACGAAGTCGAATGGTACAAATTAGCGCCAAAGGAAGCTTGCGATCTTATTCTCCTGAGTACCGTATCACTCTATCCACCTAAACTTACGGCTGGAAAGATATTTGAATTATCTCTGTGTACCTTCGGCTCT GTGTTGCAGACTTCCGtggtttatttaaatttacttcGGACAGTCTCCAATTAG
- the LOC143151311 gene encoding odorant receptor 10-like: protein MRDRSHNRIVQVQNSQYENDINYTVAMCRWVLKMLGVWPLVYNRTSKFEKFFSFVILITFLSNLMIALIPPFRYVLFVEKNLYIRVKLIGPVGFCLLSTIKYLYLVVKGTVFRHCIAHVENDWKMVDNARNRTIMLKHSNISRKLITLCAAFLYTGGVSYNTVSQFLSKGRVKGNTTSRPLTYPGYDAFLDVQSSPNYEIIYSIQCLAAFIRYTVTTATFSLAVIFVTHICGQIQVQIARLEDFVEKKNEKESRLKLLDIVIRDHGEILRFAKIVEAALRELCLTQLVESTLLICLLEYLCLKEWQNTFAMSTYVLYLISFTFIIMIFCHIGEILSEQCSQIGPASYEIDWYTLPAKKACNIILMNAISLYPPKLTAGKMIKLSLYTFGSVLQTSVVYLNLLRTVTT, encoded by the exons ATGCGTGACCGAAGCCACAATCGAATTGTCCAAGTCCAGAACTCCCAATACGAAAATGATATAAATTATACCGTAGCAATGTGTCGATGGGTTCTTAAAATGTTAGGCGTCTGGCCACTCGTTTACAATCGTACCagcaaattcgagaaatttttttcgttcgttataCTGATAACGTTTCTATCCAATTTGATGATCGCCCTGATACCTCCTTTTCGCTACGTCCTTTTCGTAGAGAAGAACTTGTACATCAGAGTGAAGTTGATCGGTCCAGTCGGCTTCTGCCTGTTGTCGACTATAAAATACCTCTACCTCGTTGTCAAAGGTACAGTATTCAGACATTGTATCGCACACGTGGAAAATGACTGGAAAATGGTGGACAACGCCAGGAATCGTACGATTATGTTGAAACATTCGAACATCAGCCGAAAATTGATCACCTTGTGTGCAGCTTTTCTATACACCGGCGGTGTATCGTATAACACTGTGTCGCAATTTCTTTCCAAAGGAAGAGTTAAAGGGAACACCACTTCAAGGCCGTTAACTTATCCTGGCTACGATGCATTTCTCGATGTTCAATCTAGTCCAAactatgaaattatatattctattcAGTGTCTCGCAGCCTTCATAAGATACACCGTTACGACAGCTACGTTCAGTTTGGCCGTAATTTTTGTAACACACATCTGCGGACAGATCCAGGTACAGATAGCACGATTGGAAGATTTTGTCgagaagaagaacgagaaggaaTCGCGTCTTAAGCTACTGGACATCGTTATTCGAGATCACGGTGAGATCTTAAG aTTTGCTAAAATCGTTGAAGCAGCTTTGCGTGAATTATGCTTGACGCAACTCGTGGAGTCTACGTTACTTATATGTTTACTCGAATACTTATGcttgaag GAATGGCAGAATACTTTTGCAATGTCGACGTATGTGCTCTATTTAATTTCCTTCACTTTCATTATAATGATATTTTGCCACATTGGTGAAATTCTATCCGAACAG TGCAGCCAAATTGGGCCAGCCTCTTATGAAATCGACTGGTACACTTTACCAGCAAAGAAAGCTTGTAATATTATTCTCATGAATGCTATATCACTCTACCCACCAAAACTTACAGCCGGAAAAATGATCAAATTATCCCTATATACCTTTGGCTCT GTGTTGCAGACTTCCgtagtttatttaaatttacttcGGACGGTCACTACTTAA
- the LOC143151229 gene encoding odorant receptor 10-like — MGDRSHNRIIEHLNSHYKNDINYTLEMCRWVLKLIGIWPLVYSGTSKLEKIVSIVLLITWFSDLLFALVPPGRYILFEEKNLYIRMKLLGPTSFSLASTIKYCYLVFKGPIFKRCIVHVERDWKMVDDPTHRIIMLRNASFSRNLSTLCAVFLYSAGLAFYTVMPFLSKGRMKGNQTVKPLIYPGYDAFFDTQSSPNYEIIYSIQCFSAFIRYSVTVGAFSLAVIFVTHICGQIQVQLARLEDFVEKKEQESRLKLLDIVIRDHAKILKFTKNVEKALSEICLTQIVESTLVICLLEYYCLREWQNNDTVAISTYFVYLISFTFNILIFCYIGEVLSEQCSQIGPASYEIDWYNLPPKQACNLILVNAISHYPPKLTAGKIIELSLYTFGSVLQTSIVYLNLLRTVTT, encoded by the exons ATGGGTGATCGATCACACAACCGAATTATCGAGCATTTGAACTCTcattataaaaatgatataaattATACTCTAGAAATGTGTCGATGGGTATTGAAACTGATTGGTATTTGGCCACTCGTTTACAGTGGTACCAGCAAATtggagaaaattgtttcgatcgttttacTAATAACATGGTTCTCCGATTTATTGTTCGCTCTCGTACCTCCTGGTCGTTACATCCTTTTCGAAGAAAAGAACCTGTATATCAGAATGAAGTTACTCGGCCCAACAAGCTTCAGTCTCGCATCCACGATTAAATACTGTTACCTCGTTTTCAAGGGACCAATTTTCAAACGCTGCATCGTTCACGTTGAAAGAGACTGGAAAATGGTCGATGATCCAACTCATCGTATCAtcatgttaaggaacgcttcctTCAGTAGAAATCTCAGCACTTTGTGCGCCGTTTTTCTTTACAGCGCTGGATTAGCGTTTTATACTGTGATGCCATTCTTGTCCAAAGGGCGCATGAAAGGAAATCAAACCGTAAAGCCATTGATTTATCCTGGCTACGATGCATTCTTCGATACTCAATCTAGTCCAAACTATGAAATCATATATTCTATTCAGTGTTTTTCCGCCTTCATAAGATACAGTGTTACGGTGGGCGCGTTCAGTTTGGCCGTAATATTTGTAACACATATTTGTGGACAGATTCAAGTACAGTTAGCACGATTGGAAGATTTCGTCGAAAAGAAGGAGCAAGAATCGCGTCTTAAGCTATTGGACATCGTTATTCGAGATCACGCTAAGATTCTGAA gTTCACTAAGAACGTTGAGAAAGCTTTGAGCGAAATATGTTTGACGCAGATCGTGGAATCTACATTGGTTATATGTTTGCTCGAATATTATTGCTTAAGG GAATGGCAAAATAATGATACCGTCGCAATATCAACGTATTTCGTTTATCTAATTTCTTTCACtttcaatatattaatattctgCTACATAGGTGAAGTTCTATCCGAACAG TGTAGTCAAATTGGCCCAGCTTCTTATGAAATCGACTGGTATAATTTACCACCAAAGCAAGCATGTAATCTTATTCTCGTAAATGCTATATCACATTACCCACCAAAACTTACGGCCGGAAAAATTATCGAGTTATCTCTATATACCTTCGGCTCT GTGTTGCAGACTTCGATAGTTTATTTGAATTTACTTCGGACGGTCACTACCTAA